The following proteins come from a genomic window of Salvia hispanica cultivar TCC Black 2014 chromosome 4, UniMelb_Shisp_WGS_1.0, whole genome shotgun sequence:
- the LOC125185368 gene encoding uncharacterized protein LOC125185368 yields MELNSHTKLRKLPHVFGKVLELPFRSDADVAVEEGPDFFRFIAKAKVSGGVVRAHAVEIHPGVIKIVVRNDDHKLNSSSCGVELFIDKLELDTWRFRLPSSALTELSTAAIGDGKLVVKVPKGGGGDKRQLPNVYASPFLPQNTNRYRKKGFA; encoded by the coding sequence atggaactaAATTCCCACACAAAGCTCAGAAAATTGCCTCACGTTTTTGGCAAAGTCTTGGAGCTCCCTTTCCGGTCGGACGCTGACGTGGCGGTGGAGGAGGGCCCCGATTTCTTTCGATTCATCGCGAAGGCCAAGGTCTCGGGTGGCGTAGTAAGGGCTCACGCGGTGGAGATTCATCCGGGCGTGATCAAGATTGTTGTTAGGAATGATGATCACAAGcttaatagtagtagttgtGGTGTTGAGTTATTTATAGACAAGTTGGAGCTCGACACGTGGAGGTTCCGGCTGCCGTCATCAGCTCTGACGGAGCTGTCCACGGCGGCGATCGGTGACGGGAAGCTCGTGGTGAAGGTGCCCAAGGGAGGCGGCGGTGATAAGAGACAGTTGCCAAATGTATATGCATCTCCATTTCTTCCACAAAACACTAACCGTTATAGAAAAAAGGGGTTTGCatga